A stretch of the Pan paniscus chromosome 2, NHGRI_mPanPan1-v2.0_pri, whole genome shotgun sequence genome encodes the following:
- the ACOX2 gene encoding peroxisomal acyl-coenzyme A oxidase 2: MGSSVHRVSLGDTWSRQMHPDIESERYMQSFDVERLTNILDGGAQNTALRRKVESIIHSYPEFSCKDNYFMTQNERYKAAMQRAFHIRLIARRLGWLEDGRELGYAYRALSGDVALNIHRVFVRALRSLGSEEQIAKWDPLCKNIQIIATYAQTELGHGTYLQGLETEATYDAATQEFVIHSPTLTATKWWPGDLGRSATHALVQAQLICSGARQGMHAFIVPIRSLRDHTPLPGIIIGDIGPKMDFDQTDNGFLQLNHVRVPRENMLSRFAQVLPDGTYVKLGTAQSNYLPMVVVRVELLSGEILPILQKACVIAMRYSVIRRQSRLRPSDPEAKVLDYQTQQQKLFPQLAISYAFHFLAVSLLEFFQHSYTAILNQDFSFLPELHALSTGMKAMMSEFCTQGAEMCRRACGGHGYSKLSGLPSLVTKLSASCTYEGENTVLYLQVARFLVKSYLQTQMSPGSTPQRSLPPSVAYLTAPDLARCPAQRAADFLCPELYTTAWAHVAVRLIKDSVQLLQTLTQSGADQHEAWNQTTVIHLQAAKVHCYYVTVKGFTEALEKLENEPAIQQVLKRLCDLHAIHGILTNSGDFLHDAFLSGAQVDMARTAYLDLLRLIRKDAILLTDAFDFTDQCLNSALGCYDGNVYERLFQWAQKSPTNTQENPAYEEYIRPLLQSWRSKL, from the exons ATGGGCAGCTCAGTGCACCGAGTGTCATTGGGGGATACCTGGAGCAGGCAAATGCACCCCGACATAGAGAGCGAGAGGTATATGCAGTCCTTTGACGTGGAACGGCTCACCAACATCCTTGATGGAGGTGCCCAGAACACTGCACTCCGCAGGAAAGTTG AGAGCATCATCCACAGTTACCCGGAGTTTAGCTGTAAGGACAATTATTTCATGACCCAGAATGAGCGTTATAAGGCTGCCATGCAGAGGGCATTCCACATCCGGTTGATAGCTCGGCGCCTGGGTTGGTTAGAAGATGGTCGTGAATTAGGCTACGCTTACAG AGCCCTTTCTGGAGACGTGGCCTTAAATATACACAGAGTCTTCGTGAGAGCCCTCAGGAGCCTGGGCTCAGAGGAGCAGATTGCCAAATGGGACCCACTCTGCAAAAACATCCAGATCATCGCAACGTATGCACAGACAGAGTTGGGACATG GGACATATCTTCAGGGCCTGGAGACTGAAGCCACCTATGACGCAGCCACCCAGGAGTTTGTGATACACAGCCCCACGCTGACTGCCACCAAATGGTGGCCTGGAGACT TGGGACGGTCAGCCACCCACGCCCTGGTCCAGGCCCAGCTGATCTGCTCAGGAGCCAGGCAGGGCATGCACGCTTTTATTGTGCCAATCCGGAGTCTTCGGGACCACACCCCACTGCCAG GAATCATCATTGGGGACATCGGACCCAAGATGGACTTTGATCAAACAGACAATGGCTTCCTGCAGCTGAACCATGTGCGGGTTCCCAGGGAGAACATGCTGAGTCGCTTTGCACAG GTCTTGCCAGATGGCACCTACGTCAAACTCGGTACAGCACAGAGCAACTACCTTCCCATGGTGGTGGTGCGGGTGGAGCTGCTGTCAGGGGAGATCCTCCCTATACTGCAGAAGGCCTGTGTCATCGCCATGCGCTACTCGGTCATCCGCCGCCAATCCCGGCTCCGGCCCAG TGACCCAGAGGCAAAGGTCCTGGACTACCAGACACAACAGCAGAAACTCTTTCCTCAGCTGGCCATCAGTTATGCCTTCCATTTCCTGGCAGTCAGCCTCTTGGAGTTCTTCCAGCACTCCTACACTGCCATTCTGAACCAAGACTTCAGCTTCCTGCCTGAG CTCCACGCACTGAGCACGGGCATGAAGGCCATGATGTCAGAATTCTGCACCCAGGGAGCTGAGATGTGCCGCAGGGCCTGTGGCGGACATGGCTACTCAAAGCTGAGTGGCCTGCCATCACTGGTCACCAAATTGTCGGCCTCCTGCACCTACGAGGGTGAGAACACAGTGCTCTACCTGCAGGTGGCCAG GTTCCTGGTGAAGAGCTACCTGCAGACTCAGATGTCCCCTGGCTCCACGCCACAGAGATCTCTCCCTCCATCTGTCGCATATCTCACCGCACCTGACCTGGCCAGGTGTCCAGCCCAGAGGGCAGCCGACTTCCTCTGCCCGGAGCTCTATACCACGGCCTGGGCACATGTGGCAGTAAG GCTCATAAAGGACTCAGTGCAGCTTTTACAGACCCTGACACAATCCGGAGCTGACCAGCACGAGGCTTGGAACCAGACCACTGTCATACACCTCCAGGCTGCTAAG GTGCACTGCTACTATGTCACTGTGAAGGGTTTTACAGAAGCTCTggagaaactagaaaatgaaCCAGCGATTCAGCAGGTGCTCAAGCGCCTCTGTGACCTCCATGCCATACACGGAATCTTGACTAACTCGGGTGACTTTCTCCATGACGCCTTCCTGTCTGGTGCCCAAGTGGACATGGCAAGAACAGCCTACCTGGACCTGCTCCGCCTGATCCG GAAGGATGCCATCCTGTTAACTGATGCTTTTGACTTCACCGATCAGTGTTTAAATTCAGCACTTGGCTGTTATGATGGAAACGTCTACGAACGCCTGTTCCAGTGGGCTCAGAAGTCACCAACCAATACTCAG